In one Umezawaea sp. Da 62-37 genomic region, the following are encoded:
- a CDS encoding 3-hydroxyacyl-CoA dehydrogenase family protein, with product MAGHVGVVGAGTMGIGIAQCLLRAGHPVTIVDPDPAALAAGPDRLRRGGRLHSLVGSPPSASRPDPAEPPRWSSALADLSSASWVVECAVERLTVKRRIFDELDEVCAPDAVLTSCTSAIPVARLAAGLRHPGRVAGTHFMNPAPMKATVEVVRGPETTDDSLRRVLDLLAGIGKKGVVTRDAPGFVTNRVLMLMINEAAAVVAERTADAPTVDRIFQDCFGHPMGPLATGDLIGLDTVVDTLLVLVAETGDPRFRPCVLLVDLVAEGRLGRKSGHGFHRYTTSA from the coding sequence ATGGCCGGGCACGTGGGTGTCGTCGGCGCCGGCACGATGGGCATCGGGATCGCCCAATGCCTGTTGCGCGCGGGCCATCCGGTGACGATCGTGGACCCGGATCCGGCCGCACTCGCCGCGGGGCCGGACCGACTGCGGCGGGGCGGACGCCTGCACTCCCTGGTGGGATCACCGCCGTCCGCGTCCCGACCGGACCCTGCCGAGCCCCCGCGCTGGTCGTCCGCTCTGGCCGACCTGTCCTCGGCGTCCTGGGTCGTGGAGTGCGCGGTGGAACGGCTCACCGTCAAGCGGCGGATCTTCGACGAACTCGACGAGGTGTGCGCTCCCGACGCCGTGCTCACGTCGTGCACGTCGGCGATTCCCGTCGCCCGCCTCGCCGCCGGTCTGCGCCACCCCGGCCGCGTCGCGGGCACCCACTTCATGAACCCCGCGCCGATGAAGGCCACCGTCGAGGTCGTCCGGGGTCCCGAGACCACCGACGACAGCCTGAGGCGGGTGCTGGACCTGCTCGCGGGAATCGGCAAGAAGGGCGTCGTGACCCGTGACGCTCCCGGTTTCGTGACCAATCGGGTGCTCATGCTGATGATCAACGAAGCCGCGGCGGTGGTGGCCGAGCGGACTGCCGACGCGCCGACGGTCGACCGGATCTTCCAGGACTGCTTCGGCCACCCCATGGGCCCGCTGGCCACTGGCGACCTCATCGGTCTGGACACGGTGGTGGACACGCTCCTCGTCCTGGTGGCCGAGACCGGTGATCCGCGCTTCCGGCCCTGCGTCCTGCTGGTCGACCTCGTCGCCGAAGGCCGCCTCGGACGCAAGAGCGGTCACGGGTTCCACCGGTACACCACGTCCGCGTGA
- a CDS encoding amino acid adenylation domain-containing protein, with protein sequence MTPSECVETFPDRDGVGRWYPADRTLPDLFAERVHRHGDELAVRSAAGTLTYRELHDRADRMAAYLTTSGVRRGDRVCVITRPGPCAVEVFVAVARIGACLISLEPDVPPQRLRVILDDCRPVLVLLTDPADCFDTGEVPTHDIGSLPAVAAPTRWEAPVPDDPLCCVYTSGSTGRPKGVVLSHRGLVNLVSWHRDTFGSAEGKRHGQVASLSFDASLWEIWSTLCLGGCLCVADPELRRDPRALSWWMIREGLSLCFLTTVTAHRMLTSGTLAGAFDLRFLLVGGDRLAATPGTFPFTLVNVYGPTEASVFATWWRHDGSAPPPIGHPLHNVRAHVLDRHLRPLPVDRVGELYLAGEGLAHGYLGAMGPTASRFVADPFGPPGTRMYRTGDLVSRNAHGALTFHGRVDRQVKVRGTRVELDEVELVIAQHHQIAEAAVVCDGGPAGDPFVMAYITVAPTQDVDLAELRTWLRDRLPPAMMPSRITRLPTMPMTVSGKTDRRALAQHPPQTSTRPGERPRTDAEQTVQAQWAAVLDGRLVGIHEKFFDAGGSSIRLLELRWRLERLCGGTVSVAQLFEHTTIAAMARLVESVHPARVTDDDFEL encoded by the coding sequence ATGACACCATCCGAGTGCGTCGAGACGTTTCCCGACCGCGACGGCGTCGGACGGTGGTACCCGGCCGATCGCACACTGCCCGACCTGTTCGCCGAGCGCGTCCACCGGCACGGCGACGAACTGGCCGTGCGGTCGGCCGCGGGAACGCTGACCTACCGCGAGCTGCACGATCGGGCCGACCGGATGGCCGCGTACCTGACCACCTCCGGTGTCCGACGAGGTGACCGGGTGTGCGTGATCACCAGGCCGGGGCCGTGCGCCGTCGAAGTCTTCGTCGCGGTGGCGCGGATCGGCGCCTGTCTGATCAGTCTTGAACCCGACGTGCCACCGCAACGCCTGCGGGTGATCCTGGACGACTGCCGACCGGTGCTGGTCCTGCTCACCGATCCCGCGGACTGCTTCGACACCGGCGAGGTGCCGACGCACGACATCGGATCCCTGCCCGCGGTGGCCGCGCCGACCCGGTGGGAGGCACCGGTACCCGATGACCCCCTGTGCTGCGTCTACACCTCCGGGTCGACCGGACGCCCCAAGGGGGTGGTGCTCAGCCATCGAGGCCTGGTCAACCTCGTGTCCTGGCACCGCGACACCTTCGGGTCGGCCGAGGGGAAGCGGCACGGTCAGGTCGCCAGCCTGTCCTTCGACGCCTCGCTCTGGGAGATCTGGTCGACGCTGTGCCTGGGTGGCTGCCTGTGCGTCGCCGACCCCGAGCTGCGCCGCGACCCCCGCGCGCTGAGCTGGTGGATGATCCGGGAGGGGCTGTCCCTGTGCTTCTTGACGACGGTCACAGCGCACCGGATGCTCACCAGCGGCACGCTGGCCGGCGCCTTCGACCTCCGCTTCCTGCTGGTGGGCGGGGACAGGCTCGCCGCGACACCCGGTACCTTCCCCTTCACCCTGGTCAACGTCTACGGGCCGACGGAGGCGTCGGTGTTCGCGACGTGGTGGCGGCATGACGGCTCCGCCCCACCGCCGATCGGTCACCCGCTGCACAACGTCCGCGCCCACGTGCTGGACCGGCACCTGCGCCCGCTGCCCGTCGACCGCGTCGGCGAGCTGTACCTGGCCGGGGAAGGACTCGCCCACGGCTACCTCGGCGCCATGGGCCCGACAGCCTCGCGGTTCGTGGCCGACCCCTTCGGCCCACCGGGCACCCGCATGTACCGGACCGGGGACCTGGTGAGCCGCAACGCCCACGGGGCGCTGACGTTCCACGGCCGGGTCGACCGCCAGGTGAAGGTGCGCGGCACACGCGTCGAGCTGGACGAAGTCGAACTGGTGATCGCCCAGCACCACCAGATCGCCGAGGCCGCCGTCGTCTGCGACGGGGGCCCGGCGGGCGACCCCTTCGTCATGGCCTACATCACCGTGGCCCCGACGCAAGACGTCGATCTCGCCGAGCTGAGAACGTGGCTGCGCGACCGGCTGCCGCCGGCGATGATGCCGTCGCGGATCACACGGCTGCCGACCATGCCCATGACCGTCAGCGGAAAGACCGACCGCCGTGCTCTGGCCCAACACCCACCGCAAACCTCGACCCGCCCAGGGGAGCGGCCGCGGACGGACGCCGAACAGACCGTCCAGGCCCAATGGGCGGCCGTGCTCGACGGCAGGCTGGTCGGGATCCACGAGAAGTTCTTCGACGCGGGCGGGTCCTCGATCCGGCTGCTGGAACTGCGCTGGCGGCTGGAACGGCTGTGCGGCGGCACGGTGTCGGTCGCGCAACTGTTCGAACACACGACCATCGCCGCGATGGCGCGCCTGGTGGAAAGCGTCCACCCGGCCCGCGTCACCGACGACGACTTCGAACTGTGA
- a CDS encoding non-ribosomal peptide synthetase, whose product MSVQGGPVAIVGISCRFPEADSPERFRDRLDSGHDAIRPPDEQRVRQTGEPTGIGYLPMGYLDRIDLFDHDFFGISLREAEAMDPHQRLLLHLAHEAIENAGYAPRGLRGSSTGVFLGTHQTDYQTLYQDFDPQQILGSLPSASAARLAYAFDLHGPALVVDTACSSSLAAVVLAVDRLRACEVDLALAGGISVRPVLPRRAGHEPLRGIDSPDGTCRPFDVGANGAVGGEGGGIVVLKRLADAMADRDTVYAVITGTALNHNGHRAVSMAAPSPQAQASVITAALRDADADPTTIGYVECHGSATPLGDAVEIDGLRRALSAPGAQRRACAIGSVKGNIGHLDAAAGMAGLLKVVLSVRDAVHFPTVNFTAPNPQVDLGDLLTVPTRTTPWPGPEGTPRRAGLSSFGLTGTNVHVVVEQAPPPSPTSAPGDPECHLVTLSAKSASALDSYRRHWVDFLRTTTHPLAAVAHVMNRGRDDHRYRLAFAVSSVEELQRALSTAVVPDRPVPVSRPLVVLFSGGDHPDPASRGEEVVRQHSLHALLDSLGLSTTRFAGSGTGKSVIRAIRGVLRLDEAVQAATGTTDGVSIDHSRLRAAVTGFEREGALLVELGAGAQLSRAIRPLTDLPIVAFADEPGRDHLLDKLALLYTLGATLDWDRHYHGADLPRVPAPTHPFEPVRCWCRPIGTPAARGTGGTNHPVVDPTRSFDVQDGHDVERRLAAVWADVLKVPAVREDSDYFALGGTSIAGITVLREVQREFGVELGFTDLYDHSTMGKLAQRIRRGLPTGDRAVVLAPIPPVSRLDPLSLSFGQEQLWYLDRLNPGSPLYNIPVDLRLSGRVDPVALAAALGDIADRHEVLRTRLPSSDGEPFVLVSAPPVRLPITDLGALPAADRARRADELIAQAANHPFDLAVGPLWRTRLLTLAPDDHVLLLTWHHIVFDGWSPSVFFPELAALYRARLDGRPHGLPALPVQYADYAAWQRARWATGSAPALHYWKHRLAGLERPELPLDRPRPPVREFGGDVVEFTVDAELADRVRDFGKRHGVTSFVTMLAALTALLHRWAGWRDVAVGVATSGRNHPDTHGLIGYFNNALPFRTEVTDDLSFEDLVARCARTAAGVLDHDIPFEKIVSDLGGSRDPARHPIFDVAYTHQNAPAQVVEFPGLTSGGRYAGHMTGIAPGTAKFDLTLGVVEQGHGAMHGYVEYAVALFDRGTATRLADWFTELVDAVTADPARPLGTLRPGQPPLEVRGRAQSPVWHQVERYATTRPDHPAVVDDHGAHTYRQLNRMINRLARRLADVGVTAETRVPVFANRDVDLVVGWLAVAKAGGAFVPVDPTSPRPRVDAILSDIGASAVVLGRGVDTPSAATTRIVVDPDTDESDDAHPAVSFAQRQLAYVCYTSGSSGRPHGCETEHGQLTGVVRWYVEEMELTGEDRILQGAWPSFDTAIMEVFAALDRGATLQLADSAMRDPGSLLDWMARHGTTAAFLPTPVAEVLLTEVEPPTGLRLRVLSTGGDQLRVRPTARLPFRLLNMYGPTECTIVATAGNVTTEPDMALPDIGVPVSDTVVHLLDDHDLPVPDGELGEVCIGGAIVGRGYHGLPGFTASRFVADPFIGRPGARMYRTGDLGRRLPDGTLQFHGRVDDQVEVRGHRVEPAEVEQVLRNHPSIGQALVIGTASASGGTRLVAHVVPRGPAPDEPDLIAWVAAALPAHMVPDRVVITDTLPTTANGKLDRKRARQSLQPPPERSPLPATGADPAEQVLAGICADLLAVGHVDPHDNFFELGGDSLLGIRLGTRAAKAGIHFTPQDLLLHPTLRELAAASTTTTRHIARDPADHVPLSPTMHMFLAAVPGGMPDFVEAHVLESTQDLTPDMLRTALRHLVGLHEPLRYRLRHNSLSRWIECAVEETTDLVDVTVLPAMTVEQQRTAIQDDLSALATTIDPGDGPVLRARYYERDGARNPLVLLLVHHFVFDNLSSVVLLDDLDTALTRPASEQQPIERVPAWRHWTEHLHDIAGSDALADELPYWTTTLRTGGVPAANRPTPTGGGSVHRDIPLDSIPPVIAAGGQNAQDAALCALACGVSRWRGTPGAHVMVEGDATPNPHRPLGRPASIGWFTSLHPLVLPVDPASRVGDCLPAVADSLRAVPHDGVGYGILRHLSPHSAAVAELRSLPEPEIMLAHQGNDGTSLDSGFTRFTVRPDLYPESKRSITDCFPLVLLSAVREHCVSLSIMHDGRFTRTEVEALMDEVARAFTELAEVST is encoded by the coding sequence ATGAGCGTGCAGGGCGGTCCAGTGGCGATCGTGGGGATCTCGTGCCGGTTTCCGGAAGCCGACAGCCCGGAGCGGTTCCGCGACCGCCTCGACAGCGGTCATGACGCGATTCGGCCTCCCGATGAGCAACGAGTGCGTCAGACCGGTGAACCCACGGGCATCGGCTACCTGCCGATGGGGTACCTGGACCGGATCGACCTGTTCGACCACGACTTCTTCGGCATCTCCTTGCGAGAGGCCGAGGCGATGGACCCGCACCAGCGACTGCTGCTGCACCTGGCGCACGAGGCGATCGAGAACGCCGGCTACGCCCCACGCGGGCTGCGCGGATCATCCACCGGTGTCTTCCTGGGCACCCACCAGACCGACTACCAGACGCTGTACCAGGATTTCGACCCCCAGCAAATCCTCGGGTCACTGCCCTCGGCCTCGGCCGCCCGCCTCGCCTACGCGTTCGATCTGCACGGGCCCGCCCTCGTCGTGGACACCGCGTGCAGCTCCAGCCTGGCCGCGGTCGTCCTGGCGGTGGACCGGCTGCGGGCCTGCGAGGTCGATCTCGCACTCGCGGGCGGTATCAGCGTCCGCCCGGTGCTGCCCCGACGAGCCGGCCACGAACCCTTGCGCGGGATCGACTCGCCCGACGGAACCTGTCGCCCCTTCGACGTCGGGGCCAACGGCGCCGTCGGTGGTGAAGGCGGCGGGATCGTTGTGCTCAAAAGGCTCGCCGACGCCATGGCGGACCGCGACACCGTGTACGCGGTGATCACCGGAACAGCGCTCAACCACAACGGGCATCGTGCGGTCAGCATGGCCGCGCCCAGTCCCCAGGCCCAGGCCTCGGTCATCACGGCGGCGCTTCGCGACGCCGACGCCGACCCGACCACCATCGGTTACGTCGAATGCCACGGCTCGGCCACTCCCCTGGGCGACGCGGTGGAGATCGACGGACTACGCCGTGCGCTGTCGGCCCCAGGTGCCCAACGCCGTGCGTGCGCCATCGGGTCCGTCAAGGGCAACATCGGCCACCTCGACGCGGCAGCGGGAATGGCCGGACTGCTCAAGGTCGTGCTCAGCGTGCGCGACGCCGTGCACTTCCCGACGGTCAACTTCACCGCGCCGAATCCACAGGTCGACCTCGGCGACCTGCTCACCGTGCCGACCCGGACCACGCCGTGGCCCGGGCCTGAGGGGACACCTCGGCGGGCGGGACTGAGCTCCTTCGGTCTCACCGGGACCAACGTGCACGTCGTGGTCGAGCAGGCACCCCCACCTTCCCCGACCTCGGCCCCGGGAGACCCGGAGTGCCACCTGGTCACGTTGTCGGCCAAGTCGGCGTCCGCCCTCGACTCGTACCGCCGTCACTGGGTCGACTTCCTGCGCACCACCACCCACCCGCTGGCCGCTGTGGCGCACGTGATGAACCGCGGCCGCGACGACCACCGCTACCGGCTGGCCTTCGCCGTGAGCAGCGTCGAGGAACTGCAACGGGCGCTGTCCACGGCGGTCGTTCCCGACCGGCCGGTACCGGTGTCCAGACCCCTGGTCGTCCTGTTCTCCGGTGGTGACCACCCGGATCCGGCATCTCGGGGCGAGGAGGTCGTCCGCCAGCACTCGTTGCACGCGCTGCTCGACTCGCTGGGGCTGAGCACCACCCGGTTCGCGGGCAGTGGCACCGGCAAATCGGTGATCCGGGCCATCAGGGGAGTGCTCCGCTTGGACGAGGCGGTGCAGGCCGCGACCGGAACGACGGACGGTGTGTCCATCGACCACAGCCGACTGCGCGCGGCGGTCACCGGCTTCGAGCGCGAGGGTGCGCTGCTGGTCGAACTCGGCGCGGGAGCCCAGCTCTCGAGGGCGATCCGGCCACTGACCGACCTGCCCATCGTGGCGTTCGCCGACGAACCCGGACGAGACCACCTGCTGGACAAGCTCGCCTTGCTGTACACCCTGGGCGCCACCCTCGACTGGGACCGCCACTACCACGGCGCTGACCTCCCTCGCGTCCCGGCGCCCACCCACCCCTTCGAGCCGGTGCGCTGCTGGTGCCGCCCGATCGGCACGCCCGCCGCGCGCGGTACGGGCGGAACGAACCACCCGGTCGTCGACCCGACGCGGTCGTTCGACGTCCAGGACGGCCACGACGTCGAACGCCGGCTCGCCGCCGTGTGGGCGGACGTGTTGAAAGTCCCCGCCGTGCGCGAGGACTCCGACTACTTCGCGCTGGGCGGCACGTCCATCGCGGGCATCACCGTGCTGCGTGAAGTCCAACGCGAGTTCGGCGTCGAACTGGGCTTCACCGATCTCTACGACCACTCGACGATGGGCAAGCTCGCCCAGCGCATCCGCCGTGGGCTTCCCACCGGGGATCGCGCCGTGGTCCTCGCACCCATTCCCCCGGTGTCGCGTCTCGACCCGCTATCGCTGTCGTTCGGCCAGGAACAGCTCTGGTACCTCGACCGGCTCAACCCCGGCAGCCCGCTCTACAACATCCCGGTGGACCTCCGGCTGTCGGGTCGGGTGGACCCGGTGGCGCTCGCCGCCGCGCTGGGCGACATCGCCGACCGGCATGAGGTGTTGCGCACCCGCCTGCCCAGCAGCGACGGCGAACCCTTCGTGCTCGTGTCGGCTCCGCCGGTGCGCCTGCCGATCACCGACCTCGGCGCACTGCCCGCGGCTGACCGTGCCCGGCGGGCCGACGAGTTGATCGCACAGGCCGCGAACCACCCGTTCGACCTGGCGGTGGGCCCGCTGTGGCGCACGCGGCTGCTCACGCTCGCCCCGGACGACCACGTCCTGCTGCTCACCTGGCACCACATCGTCTTCGACGGTTGGTCGCCATCGGTGTTCTTCCCCGAGTTGGCCGCTCTGTACCGGGCACGGCTGGACGGACGCCCGCACGGCCTGCCCGCCCTGCCCGTCCAGTACGCGGACTACGCGGCCTGGCAGCGCGCCCGCTGGGCCACCGGTTCCGCACCGGCACTGCACTACTGGAAGCACCGGCTGGCCGGACTCGAACGGCCCGAGCTGCCGCTGGACCGGCCCAGGCCGCCGGTGCGCGAGTTCGGCGGGGACGTGGTCGAGTTCACCGTGGACGCCGAACTGGCCGACCGGGTCCGCGACTTCGGCAAGCGCCACGGGGTGACCTCGTTCGTCACGATGCTCGCCGCGCTCACGGCCCTGCTGCACCGGTGGGCGGGCTGGCGCGACGTGGCGGTCGGCGTGGCCACCTCCGGGCGCAACCACCCCGACACGCACGGGCTGATCGGCTACTTCAACAACGCACTGCCCTTCCGCACCGAGGTCACCGACGATCTGTCCTTCGAGGACCTGGTGGCGCGCTGCGCCCGCACCGCGGCCGGTGTGCTCGACCACGACATCCCGTTCGAAAAGATCGTCTCCGACCTCGGCGGAAGTCGCGACCCTGCCAGGCACCCGATCTTCGACGTCGCCTACACCCACCAGAACGCGCCCGCCCAGGTCGTCGAGTTCCCCGGCTTGACCAGCGGCGGCCGCTACGCCGGCCACATGACCGGCATAGCGCCGGGGACGGCGAAGTTCGACCTCACCTTGGGGGTCGTCGAACAGGGGCACGGCGCCATGCACGGATACGTCGAGTACGCGGTAGCCCTGTTCGACCGGGGCACCGCAACGAGGTTGGCGGACTGGTTCACCGAACTGGTCGACGCGGTCACCGCGGACCCGGCACGGCCCCTGGGCACGCTGCGTCCGGGACAACCGCCACTGGAGGTGCGGGGGCGGGCCCAGTCCCCGGTATGGCACCAGGTGGAGCGGTACGCCACCACGCGCCCCGATCACCCCGCAGTGGTGGACGACCACGGCGCCCACACCTACCGGCAGCTCAACCGGATGATCAACCGACTCGCCCGACGACTCGCGGACGTGGGCGTCACCGCGGAGACCCGCGTACCCGTGTTCGCCAACCGCGATGTCGACCTGGTGGTCGGCTGGCTGGCCGTGGCCAAGGCCGGCGGCGCTTTCGTCCCGGTGGACCCGACGTCACCGCGACCCCGTGTGGACGCCATCCTGTCCGACATCGGAGCCTCCGCGGTGGTGCTCGGGCGCGGCGTGGACACGCCGTCAGCCGCCACGACGCGGATCGTGGTCGACCCGGACACCGACGAGTCCGACGACGCGCACCCGGCGGTGTCGTTCGCGCAACGGCAGCTGGCCTATGTCTGCTACACCTCGGGCTCCAGCGGACGCCCGCACGGCTGCGAGACCGAGCACGGCCAACTCACCGGCGTGGTCAGGTGGTACGTCGAGGAGATGGAGCTCACCGGCGAGGACCGGATCCTGCAAGGTGCGTGGCCGAGCTTCGACACGGCCATCATGGAGGTCTTCGCGGCCTTGGACCGCGGTGCGACCCTCCAGCTCGCCGACTCGGCGATGCGCGATCCCGGTTCCCTGCTGGACTGGATGGCACGCCACGGCACCACGGCGGCCTTCCTGCCCACCCCGGTGGCGGAGGTGCTGCTCACCGAAGTCGAGCCACCGACGGGGTTGCGGTTGCGGGTGCTCAGCACCGGCGGCGACCAGCTGCGTGTCCGCCCGACAGCGCGACTGCCGTTCCGGCTGCTCAACATGTACGGCCCCACCGAGTGCACGATCGTGGCCACCGCGGGGAACGTGACCACCGAACCCGACATGGCACTGCCCGACATCGGGGTACCCGTCAGCGACACCGTGGTCCACCTGCTCGACGACCACGACCTGCCTGTGCCGGACGGGGAACTCGGCGAAGTCTGCATCGGCGGCGCCATCGTCGGACGCGGGTACCACGGCTTACCCGGCTTCACCGCCTCCCGGTTCGTCGCCGACCCGTTCATCGGCCGTCCCGGCGCGCGGATGTACCGCACCGGTGATCTCGGACGTCGCCTGCCCGACGGCACCCTGCAGTTCCACGGCAGGGTCGACGACCAGGTCGAGGTGCGCGGCCACCGGGTCGAACCCGCGGAAGTCGAACAAGTCCTGCGCAACCACCCGTCGATCGGACAGGCCCTGGTGATCGGCACCGCGAGCGCCTCCGGCGGCACCCGCCTGGTCGCCCACGTGGTGCCGCGCGGACCCGCACCCGACGAGCCGGACCTGATCGCCTGGGTCGCAGCCGCGCTCCCCGCGCACATGGTGCCCGACCGCGTGGTGATCACCGACACCCTGCCCACCACCGCGAACGGCAAGCTCGACCGCAAGCGCGCCAGGCAGTCCCTGCAACCCCCGCCCGAGCGGTCACCTCTACCGGCTACCGGTGCCGACCCGGCCGAGCAAGTGCTGGCAGGCATCTGCGCGGACCTGCTCGCCGTGGGCCACGTCGACCCCCATGACAACTTCTTCGAGCTCGGCGGCGACTCGCTGCTGGGCATCCGCCTGGGCACCCGCGCGGCGAAGGCGGGCATCCACTTCACCCCGCAGGACCTCCTGCTCCACCCCACGCTGCGCGAGCTGGCGGCCGCGTCGACGACCACCACCCGACACATCGCCCGGGACCCGGCAGACCACGTGCCGTTGAGCCCGACCATGCACATGTTCCTCGCCGCGGTACCCGGGGGAATGCCCGACTTCGTCGAGGCCCACGTACTGGAGTCCACACAGGACCTCACCCCCGACATGCTCCGGACGGCGTTGCGCCACCTCGTCGGGCTCCACGAACCGCTGCGCTACCGACTGCGGCACAACAGCCTGAGCCGGTGGATCGAATGCGCGGTGGAGGAAACCACCGACCTCGTCGACGTGACGGTGCTCCCCGCCATGACCGTCGAACAGCAGCGCACCGCCATCCAGGACGACCTCTCGGCCCTGGCCACGACCATCGACCCCGGCGACGGACCCGTGCTGCGCGCGCGGTACTACGAACGCGACGGGGCGAGGAACCCGCTCGTACTGCTGCTCGTGCACCACTTCGTCTTCGACAACCTGTCCTCGGTGGTCCTGTTGGACGACCTCGACACCGCCCTCACCCGACCGGCATCGGAACAACAACCGATCGAGCGCGTACCCGCGTGGCGGCACTGGACCGAGCACCTGCACGACATCGCCGGCTCCGACGCGCTTGCCGACGAACTGCCCTACTGGACCACGACACTGCGAACCGGCGGTGTGCCGGCCGCGAACCGACCCACCCCGACAGGGGGCGGGTCCGTGCACCGCGACATCCCCCTCGACTCGATACCGCCGGTGATCGCTGCGGGCGGGCAGAACGCCCAGGACGCGGCGTTGTGCGCCCTGGCCTGCGGGGTGTCCCGCTGGCGCGGTACACCGGGGGCGCACGTGATGGTCGAAGGCGACGCGACACCCAACCCGCACCGACCGCTGGGCCGCCCCGCCTCGATCGGCTGGTTCACCAGCCTGCACCCGCTGGTGCTACCGGTCGACCCGGCCTCACGGGTCGGCGACTGCCTGCCCGCGGTGGCCGACAGCCTCCGAGCCGTTCCCCACGACGGCGTCGGATACGGCATCCTGCGCCATCTGAGTCCGCACTCGGCCGCGGTCGCCGAGCTGCGGTCGCTACCCGAACCCGAGATCATGCTCGCCCATCAGGGCAACGACGGTACGAGCCTGGACTCCGGCTTCACGAGGTTCACCGTCCGCCCGGACCTCTACCCGGAATCGAAGCGGTCGATCACCGACTGCTTCCCCCTGGTGCTGCTCTCCGCGGTCCGGGAGCACTGCGTGTCGTTGTCGATCATGCACGATGGCCGGTTCACCCGAACCGAAGTCGAGGCGCTCATGGACGAAGTGGCGCGGGCGTTCACCGAACTGGCCGAGGTCTCGACATGA
- a CDS encoding 3-oxoacyl-[acyl-carrier-protein] synthase III C-terminal domain-containing protein — MTGITIQAMGWHLPETGMTVADLPELADMSTRERQTCTTLGIERVPVDDHADSRTLAVRAAQRVLADTGMTGIDLDALVLVEPRVPKALLTSEVTAVQAALGAGRAMSFSVGGLGCASITPALLTARGMLHADPHLSTVLIAHGSKPPTSRRYRHPVTVQGDCGFAVLLSRNGPLHLLDVVLESDGDYSDLFRVDYRDVPVDQWREECLDIGKYSLRLAVTTRDRLRSVNQRLLQRNGLRQEDIAGYLCQNISLAALRFYQESLGVAMESACADNLRHRGHLGPADALLNLQTTLDRNRWHAGDRVVLLNVSPVAAWSAVLIEITTAGADEDILL, encoded by the coding sequence ATGACGGGCATCACCATCCAAGCCATGGGGTGGCACCTGCCGGAAACCGGGATGACCGTAGCCGACCTTCCCGAACTCGCGGACATGTCCACCCGGGAGCGACAGACCTGCACGACCCTCGGGATCGAACGCGTGCCGGTCGACGACCACGCCGACAGCCGGACCCTTGCCGTCCGCGCGGCACAGCGGGTGCTGGCCGATACCGGGATGACAGGGATCGACCTGGACGCACTGGTGCTCGTCGAACCACGGGTCCCGAAAGCCCTGTTGACCTCGGAGGTGACCGCCGTGCAGGCCGCACTGGGCGCCGGTCGCGCGATGTCGTTCTCCGTCGGCGGCTTGGGATGCGCGTCGATCACCCCGGCTCTGCTCACCGCCAGGGGGATGCTGCACGCGGATCCCCACCTGTCGACCGTCCTGATCGCGCACGGAAGCAAGCCACCTACTTCCAGGCGCTACCGGCACCCGGTGACAGTGCAGGGCGACTGCGGGTTCGCCGTGCTGCTGTCCAGGAACGGCCCGCTGCATTTGCTCGACGTGGTCCTGGAGAGCGACGGCGATTACTCCGACCTCTTCCGGGTGGACTACCGCGACGTGCCGGTCGACCAGTGGCGCGAAGAATGCCTCGACATCGGCAAGTACAGCTTGAGGTTGGCGGTGACCACCCGTGATCGACTGCGTTCGGTGAACCAGCGGCTGCTGCAGCGCAACGGTCTGCGCCAAGAGGACATCGCCGGCTACCTCTGCCAGAACATCTCGCTAGCTGCGCTCCGGTTCTACCAGGAGAGCCTCGGGGTAGCGATGGAAAGCGCTTGCGCGGACAACCTGCGACACCGGGGCCATCTGGGGCCGGCCGACGCCCTGCTCAATCTCCAGACCACCCTCGACCGGAATCGTTGGCACGCCGGCGACCGGGTCGTCCTGCTCAACGTGAGCCCCGTGGCGGCGTGGAGCGCGGTGCTCATCGAGATCACCACTGCGGGAGCCGACGAGGACATTCTCTTGTAG
- a CDS encoding ISAzo13-like element transposase-related protein, giving the protein MVARCRPDGSERWTTLGLRALASALTVQGHPISASTVGHLVHTLDYSLQGTAKTTEGISHPDRDAQFAHLNAAAAAAFLHDAQPVINVDTKTKEWLGNRDRPGRT; this is encoded by the coding sequence CTGGTCGCTCGTTGCCGACCCGACGGGTCCGAGCGGTGGACCACGTTGGGGTTGCGGGCACTGGCCTCGGCCCTCACCGTGCAGGGCCACCCGATCAGCGCTTCGACCGTCGGGCACCTGGTGCACACCCTGGATTACAGCCTTCAGGGAACCGCGAAGACGACGGAGGGCATCAGCCATCCGGACCGAGATGCCCAGTTCGCCCACTTGAACGCCGCCGCCGCCGCCGCCTTCCTCCACGACGCCCAGCCGGTGATCAACGTCGACACCAAGACCAAGGAATGGCTCGGTAATCGCGACCGGCCCGGTCGCACCTGA